The DNA sequence CCTTCGTGGTGCCCGCCGACGTCCGGAAGGCCTCGGACGCGGCCCTGAGGGCCCGTAAGGCCACGGACATCAAGAGGATCGTCGGCGCCCTGACCGGCCAGAAGGTCTTCCACCGGAACTACGAGAAGGGCGGCGGGCCCGCGGTGCACGACGCCCTGGTGCCGCAGCAGGGCCCCAACTACACGCTGGCCAAACGGGTGCAGCGGTGGCGCGCCACCACCGCCTTCGCGGACGGGCACACCGTCTCGATCAACGTGGCCCCCGCCACCGACACCCGCTCGGTCACCAAGAACAAGATCCTCGCGGCGACGTACAAGGGGGCGCACGCGTTCGGCATCGAGATCTTTGAACCGGCGACCTCGTCCGCCCTGCTCGCGGCACTGCTCGTCCACGACCTCAACGTCGGTCGGCCGGACGTCGGGGTGCAGTGGGAACACGAGTCGCACGGGGCCGCCTCGGGAGGCCTGTGGCGTCAGCCCTACCTGCCCCGCACAGCGCTGCCGGTGGCCGCGCTGCTCGGTACCGTCAAGAGGTAGGAACACGCCACGGGTCGGCCTTCCGGCCCGCGCCCACGGTGCCGACAGTTAGGACCCCGACATGCCGAACCCGTTCTCCAAGAGCTGGAACTACCTCAAGGCCTCGCTCGACAAGAAGGTCGACGACAACGCGGACCCCAAGATCCTCGTCCGCCAGGCCATGGACAACGCCCGCCAGCAGCACAAGGCGGTGACCGACCAGGCGGCCTCGGTGATCGGGAACGCCAAGCAGCTCGAGATCGCGATGGGCACCAAGTCCCGCCAACTCGACGAGGTGCAGGGCCAGATCCGTCAGACCCTCCAGGTGGCCGAGTCGGCCCGGGCGGAGGGGGATACGGCCCGCGCCGGCCAGTTCGAGGCGCAGGCCGAGCAGTTGGCCTCGAAGATGGTCACCCTCGAACAGGATCTCGAGAACACCAAGCAGCTGCACGGGCAGGCGGTCCAGGCCGCAGAGCAGGCCAAGCAGGCGGTCAAGGAGTCCGACCAGAGACTGCGGGAGACGCTCGCCCAGGAAGACCAGCTGCTCCTCCAGGCCACGCAGGCCGAGATGCAGCACCGGACCGTCGACTCCGTGTCCTCCCTCGAGGGCGTCGGCGGCGGCAACTCGCCCACCTTCGACGAGATCCGGGCCAAGATCGAGGGCCGCTACACCACGGCACTGGGCAAGCAGGAACTCGCGGAGGCCACGGGTGCGCCGTCCACCGCTCAGCTCGACGCCGCCGCGTTCACCCGCGAGTCGGAGGGGAAGAGCAAGCTCGAGCAGATCCGTGCGTCCATGGGCCTGACCGGCGGCGGCACCGCCGT is a window from the Dietzia sp. JS16-p6b genome containing:
- a CDS encoding PspA/IM30 family protein — protein: MPNPFSKSWNYLKASLDKKVDDNADPKILVRQAMDNARQQHKAVTDQAASVIGNAKQLEIAMGTKSRQLDEVQGQIRQTLQVAESARAEGDTARAGQFEAQAEQLASKMVTLEQDLENTKQLHGQAVQAAEQAKQAVKESDQRLRETLAQEDQLLLQATQAEMQHRTVDSVSSLEGVGGGNSPTFDEIRAKIEGRYTTALGKQELAEATGAPSTAQLDAAAFTRESEGKSKLEQIRASMGLTGGGTAVEGAGPGADSDRQLPEGAGTDEDTGTSGATEAATPTEQAGSPSAPVDDSGTPEPGPADLAGPTLPRDTRD